Proteins from one candidate division WOR-3 bacterium genomic window:
- a CDS encoding MnhB domain-containing protein — protein sequence MAGTGQPERRGMSAIVQTIARLVSGMLFLYGWYIVLHGHLTPGGGFAGGVLVAGSFILVSLAFGSVENVEQHRYTFSSIFESVGGLMFISIGLAGYLAGVSFLNNVWFWVGRPLSLVSAGTIPLANIAIGIKVGAGLFAIFLALGASRFVMEE from the coding sequence ATGGCAGGAACTGGACAACCGGAGCGCCGCGGCATGTCGGCTATTGTCCAGACGATTGCGCGGCTGGTTTCCGGAATGCTATTCCTCTATGGCTGGTACATCGTTCTGCACGGGCATCTGACCCCGGGCGGAGGTTTTGCCGGTGGAGTCTTGGTTGCTGGTTCCTTTATCCTCGTTTCGCTTGCCTTCGGCTCGGTCGAGAACGTTGAGCAGCATCGCTACACTTTCTCCTCAATATTCGAGAGTGTCGGCGGACTTATGTTCATATCCATCGGTCTTGCGGGGTATCTGGCCGGCGTGTCGTTCCTGAACAACGTCTGGTTCTGGGTCGGTCGGCCGCTTTCGCTGGTGAGCGCGGGCACGATTCCTTTAGCCAACATCGCCATCGGCATCAAGGTCGGAGCCGGGTTGTTCGCGATCTTCCTGGCGCTTGGTGCTTCGCGGTTTGTGATGGAGGAGTAA
- a CDS encoding nickel-dependent hydrogenase large subunit — translation MADNSRRIVPIGPFHPLQEEPEFFKLVVEGEKVVDLEIHLGYNHRGHEFISPELTYDQIPFLVERICGICSNSHPLACVLAIEDCAGVKPPPRANYIRSIIHELERIHSHLLWVGLAGHFIGYNTVWMWAWRYREDILAVFEMITGNRNHYAANKPGGVRRDISKEQVPEILAALDLVEKKTMMLTKAVLDDPVIRSRLEGVGILKKSDAIAYSTVGPTARGSGVPWDVRHDDPHCAYDEVRWDVVVAEEGDVFAKARVRLLEIFESVKIVRQCLENLPDGPIQTRIEEIPPGEGCGRTEAPRGEVFHYIRSDGSNRPLRHKVRAPSYMNIASNVVAVRDGSIADAALTLAAVDPCYCCTERMAAFEDGRQKYTWQDLLRLSWQKTEQIREKMRR, via the coding sequence ATGGCCGATAATAGCCGGCGGATAGTGCCGATTGGGCCGTTCCATCCTCTGCAGGAAGAACCGGAGTTCTTCAAGCTCGTGGTCGAGGGTGAGAAGGTTGTGGACCTTGAGATTCACCTTGGCTACAACCACCGCGGACACGAGTTCATCTCGCCGGAACTGACCTATGACCAGATTCCGTTCCTGGTCGAGCGGATTTGCGGCATCTGTTCGAACTCGCACCCCCTGGCGTGTGTTCTTGCGATCGAAGACTGCGCGGGCGTGAAGCCTCCGCCCCGGGCGAACTACATCCGAAGCATCATTCACGAGCTTGAAAGGATTCACTCGCACCTCTTGTGGGTAGGTTTGGCCGGTCACTTCATCGGGTACAACACGGTGTGGATGTGGGCTTGGCGATACCGTGAGGACATTCTTGCGGTGTTCGAGATGATCACCGGGAACCGAAACCACTACGCAGCCAACAAGCCGGGCGGGGTCAGGCGGGACATAAGCAAGGAGCAGGTCCCCGAAATACTCGCAGCGCTTGACCTGGTTGAGAAGAAGACGATGATGCTGACCAAGGCCGTGCTTGACGACCCGGTCATCCGCAGTCGGCTGGAAGGCGTGGGCATCTTGAAAAAGTCGGATGCGATTGCCTACTCGACAGTCGGGCCGACAGCGCGCGGGTCCGGCGTGCCCTGGGATGTGCGGCACGACGACCCGCATTGTGCGTACGATGAGGTTAGATGGGATGTGGTCGTCGCCGAGGAAGGCGACGTGTTCGCCAAGGCCAGAGTAAGGTTGCTTGAGATATTCGAATCAGTGAAGATTGTGCGACAGTGCCTGGAGAACCTGCCGGATGGCCCAATTCAGACCCGGATTGAGGAAATCCCGCCGGGTGAGGGTTGCGGACGGACCGAAGCGCCGCGGGGCGAGGTGTTCCACTACATCCGCTCGGACGGCTCGAACCGACCCCTGCGGCACAAGGTCAGAGCGCCCAGTTACATGAACATCGCCTCGAACGTGGTGGCAGTGCGGGATGGCTCGATTGCGGATGCGGCCCTGACCCTGGCTGCGGTTGACCCGTGCTACTGCTGTACTGAGCGCATGGCTGCATTCGAGGATGGCAGGCAGAAGTACACTTGGCAAGATCTGCTAAGGTTGTCATGGCAGAAGACCGAGCAGATACGGGAGAAGATGCGGCGATGA
- the mbhE gene encoding hydrogen gas-evolving membrane-bound hydrogenase subunit E, with the protein MIELYVLLVAMLAAAVVAIQVRDLLAAAVAMGLVGFSVAVIFILVQAPDLAIVQIVVEILSVVFFAAVILRTTHEDTTVGKAFGADMIVPAAIFGVFAVVFAGLLSVVLRELPVFGSPLMSVASAYIDAGLKQTGAANVVAAIILDYRAYDTLGEAVVLFTAVVGVLTVVRRFGRRDHTEDEVD; encoded by the coding sequence ATGATTGAACTATACGTGCTACTCGTTGCAATGCTTGCGGCCGCGGTTGTGGCGATCCAGGTGCGCGACCTTTTGGCTGCGGCGGTGGCAATGGGTTTGGTCGGCTTCAGTGTCGCGGTGATATTCATCCTCGTGCAGGCGCCGGACTTGGCCATCGTGCAAATCGTGGTCGAGATTCTGTCAGTTGTGTTCTTTGCCGCGGTCATTCTCAGAACAACACACGAGGATACGACCGTGGGCAAGGCTTTTGGTGCGGACATGATTGTGCCGGCGGCTATCTTCGGCGTATTTGCAGTCGTTTTTGCCGGTCTATTATCCGTGGTGTTGCGCGAGCTGCCGGTGTTCGGTTCGCCGCTGATGAGTGTGGCTTCGGCGTATATTGATGCCGGTCTCAAGCAGACCGGCGCGGCTAACGTTGTGGCAGCGATAATTCTTGACTACCGGGCCTATGATACGCTGGGTGAGGCGGTCGTGCTATTCACTGCCGTGGTCGGAGTCCTGACCGTGGTACGCCGGTTCGGTCGCCGCGACCACACGGAAGACGAGGTTGACTGA
- the nuoB gene encoding NADH-quinone oxidoreductase subunit NuoB encodes MSKLGLWGLKKSPWVYHVAAASCNNCDIEILELLTPRYDVERFGIVLVGSPRHADALLVTGVLNRKSLPRVMEVYEQAAKPCLVIGIGTCTCNNHIFMHSYNAMGPYDKYLPMHAYIPGCPPKPEAMILGVVKALSKL; translated from the coding sequence ATGAGCAAGCTCGGACTCTGGGGTCTGAAGAAGTCGCCGTGGGTCTACCACGTGGCGGCGGCTTCGTGCAACAACTGCGACATCGAGATACTGGAGCTGTTGACCCCGCGCTATGATGTCGAGCGGTTCGGAATCGTCCTTGTCGGCTCGCCGCGGCACGCCGACGCTCTGCTTGTGACCGGAGTGCTGAACCGGAAGTCACTGCCCCGGGTTATGGAAGTTTATGAGCAGGCGGCAAAGCCGTGCCTAGTCATCGGCATTGGTACTTGCACCTGCAATAATCACATTTTCATGCACTCGTACAACGCGATGGGACCATACGACAAGTATCTGCCGATGCACGCCTACATTCCCGGTTGCCCGCCCAAGCCAGAGGCGATGATACTTGGCGTGGTCAAGGCGCTGAGCAAGCTATGA
- a CDS encoding proton-conducting transporter membrane subunit, producing MHPFFVMLLVPAAFGLAGYLVGRLRNEFSFVGTMLNLYFALRLFLRSRHDTVIYQWFETALFPVSFRLDPLSGFILVFVAVFGVLIVLFSFRYMKTWHGTRGYYFYLLVALACSNGVLLAANLVTLLFFWGVLLVILYGLLLVGDAGAEKAARKALVVVGLSDFAMLLGIGILLAGSGWTDLAPRAPMGLTDPANIAAFVLIATGALAKAGSMPLHTWIPQASESSPATVMAFIPASLDKLLGIYLLTRISVYMFNISTNMVLRNVMMGIGALTVLAAVMMALVQKRVMRLLSFHAVSQVGYMVLGIGTGTPVGVAGGLFHMLNHATYKSGLFLAAGSVEYWTKNDEIEKLGGLTRQMPLTFFSFLVCALAIAGVPPLNGFVSKWMVYQGIIDLAREGSRLYPVFLVAAMLGSVLTLASFLKLLHAVFLGQRPQNLARVREGSFTMWLPTVILALLCIVFGIFAYQLPLRGLIYPALPFAVEPFGIWQPVLTTLLILVALGIGLVIYLLGTVRRPVEGATFVGGEKIADEEASRVPGTAFYSPVKQMPVLGDLLRFGETGAFDLYNWVVGLLQAVGVVFRRAIDAALELFYHYISSLLVRAGAGLGRLMLGELPIYLALVLLGAVLFYSIILIV from the coding sequence ATGCATCCCTTCTTTGTAATGCTGCTCGTACCAGCTGCGTTCGGGCTCGCTGGGTATCTTGTTGGCCGGTTGCGTAATGAGTTCAGCTTTGTCGGCACGATGCTGAATCTTTACTTTGCGCTCAGACTCTTCTTGCGCTCGCGGCACGACACGGTCATCTACCAGTGGTTTGAAACCGCCCTCTTCCCAGTATCGTTCCGGCTCGATCCGCTGTCTGGCTTCATCCTGGTGTTCGTGGCGGTATTCGGGGTACTCATTGTGCTTTTCTCGTTCCGCTACATGAAAACCTGGCACGGTACGAGGGGCTACTACTTCTATCTGCTGGTGGCGCTGGCCTGCTCGAACGGCGTGCTTCTGGCGGCAAACCTTGTGACGTTGCTTTTCTTCTGGGGAGTGCTGCTGGTGATTCTTTACGGCCTGCTGCTGGTCGGCGACGCTGGTGCGGAGAAAGCGGCGCGCAAGGCACTGGTCGTAGTCGGGTTATCAGACTTTGCGATGCTGCTCGGAATCGGGATTCTGCTTGCGGGTAGCGGCTGGACCGACCTTGCCCCGCGTGCGCCGATGGGCCTTACCGACCCGGCGAACATTGCAGCCTTTGTACTGATTGCAACCGGTGCCCTGGCCAAGGCTGGCTCGATGCCGCTGCACACCTGGATACCGCAGGCCTCGGAGAGTTCGCCGGCCACGGTCATGGCGTTCATTCCGGCCTCACTCGACAAGTTGCTCGGCATCTACCTGCTCACCCGGATCTCGGTCTATATGTTCAACATCTCGACCAACATGGTTCTGCGCAACGTGATGATGGGAATTGGTGCGCTGACAGTACTGGCTGCGGTGATGATGGCGCTGGTACAGAAACGGGTGATGCGGCTGCTTTCTTTTCACGCCGTGTCCCAGGTCGGGTACATGGTGCTGGGCATCGGCACTGGCACGCCGGTTGGTGTTGCCGGCGGCCTGTTCCATATGCTCAACCACGCCACCTACAAGTCGGGCTTGTTCCTTGCGGCGGGGTCGGTCGAGTACTGGACAAAGAACGACGAGATTGAGAAGCTGGGCGGGCTGACTAGGCAGATGCCTTTGACCTTCTTCTCGTTCCTTGTGTGTGCGCTGGCGATTGCCGGTGTGCCGCCGCTGAACGGCTTCGTATCCAAATGGATGGTATATCAAGGAATTATTGACCTCGCGCGCGAGGGGAGCCGACTCTACCCGGTCTTCCTTGTGGCGGCAATGCTCGGTAGCGTATTGACCCTGGCATCTTTTCTCAAACTTTTGCACGCGGTGTTCCTTGGCCAGCGACCTCAGAACCTCGCCCGGGTTCGGGAAGGCAGTTTCACAATGTGGCTGCCGACAGTGATACTGGCGCTCTTGTGCATTGTGTTCGGGATATTCGCTTATCAGTTGCCATTGCGCGGGCTAATCTACCCGGCGCTGCCCTTTGCAGTCGAGCCTTTCGGAATCTGGCAACCAGTGCTGACCACTCTGCTTATCTTGGTGGCACTTGGCATCGGCTTGGTGATTTACCTTCTGGGTACGGTCCGTCGGCCGGTGGAGGGAGCGACGTTTGTCGGTGGCGAGAAGATAGCCGACGAAGAGGCAAGCCGGGTGCCGGGAACTGCATTCTATTCGCCGGTCAAGCAGATGCCGGTCCTGGGTGACCTTCTGCGCTTTGGTGAGACTGGTGCGTTTGACCTGTACAACTGGGTTGTGGGTTTGCTCCAGGCAGTGGGTGTTGTTTTCAGGCGGGCGATTGATGCTGCGCTCGAATTGTTCTATCATTATATAAGTTCGCTGCTTGTCCGGGCCGGCGCGGGACTAGGTCGACTGATGCTGGGCGAGCTGCCGATTTACCTAGCGCTTGTGCTCCTGGGTGCGGTGCTGTTCTACTCGATTATACTGATAGTGTGA
- a CDS encoding complex I subunit 1 family protein — translation MSGLWNGWGLAFRFLVFPGFLFSVVVGLVLTWVDRFVSARVQWRKGPPFYQPFADLAKLLLKQTIVPKGAAASVFLLAPLLGFAAMCITSVLLFYVNFHLQGSFVGDLIVLVYLFALPPLGLILGASASRNPLAAVGASREMTLYFGYELPFLLALVVPIVKSGGAIRLGDIIAAQQVSGPFLYSVSGVIAGLIVLVTIQAKLGNVPFDMAEAEQEIMSGVYCEYSGAALAIFRLTRAMMFFLLPLFLVTVLWGGLADWWAIPKALAIVVLLILMRNTNPRLRVDQALRFFWFFLGSFGIIAVILAFLRL, via the coding sequence ATGAGCGGACTCTGGAACGGGTGGGGTCTGGCGTTTCGGTTCCTGGTATTTCCTGGTTTCCTTTTCAGTGTCGTTGTCGGTCTGGTGCTGACCTGGGTTGACCGGTTCGTGAGTGCCCGAGTCCAGTGGCGAAAAGGCCCGCCATTCTACCAGCCCTTTGCTGATCTGGCCAAGCTCCTACTCAAACAGACGATTGTGCCCAAGGGTGCGGCGGCCAGCGTATTCCTCTTGGCGCCGCTATTGGGCTTTGCGGCAATGTGCATCACCTCGGTACTCCTGTTCTATGTGAACTTCCATCTTCAGGGGTCGTTTGTCGGCGACCTCATTGTCCTTGTTTACCTTTTTGCGCTGCCCCCGCTTGGGTTGATTCTTGGCGCTTCGGCCAGCCGCAACCCGCTTGCGGCGGTTGGTGCGTCGCGGGAGATGACGCTGTATTTCGGATACGAGCTGCCGTTTCTTCTGGCCCTGGTCGTGCCAATTGTGAAGTCAGGCGGTGCGATCCGACTCGGGGATATCATTGCGGCGCAGCAGGTTTCCGGACCGTTTCTGTATTCTGTTTCCGGAGTGATTGCCGGGCTGATTGTGCTGGTGACGATTCAGGCGAAGCTCGGCAACGTGCCCTTTGACATGGCCGAGGCCGAACAGGAGATAATGAGCGGAGTGTACTGCGAGTACTCGGGTGCGGCCCTGGCGATATTCCGGCTGACCCGGGCGATGATGTTCTTCCTCCTGCCATTGTTCTTAGTCACCGTACTCTGGGGTGGACTGGCGGACTGGTGGGCGATTCCTAAAGCATTGGCAATTGTCGTGTTGCTTATCCTTATGCGTAACACCAACCCGAGACTACGGGTTGACCAGGCGCTGAGATTCTTCTGGTTTTTCCTTGGCAGTTTCGGTATAATCGCGGTCATTCTGGCATTCTTGAGACTATGA
- a CDS encoding molybdopterin dinucleotide binding domain-containing protein, translating into MTVKRTTCPFCRNGCESGVSHHYQYRMEYVADARVNRGRLCPRGNSASIVLDHPKRLAYPLLDGREITWPEAIATIRAWIANAGPEQTAVVYTRGLGLDETRLVCGLARTLGTKNLVCGYVEPDNCFNYRLEKTKDAKLEQVQSVSAMLLVGDVFSTSPVAAGPLTEARYQDRKHRLVVIDSFRTRQAGFAHQFIQVRPGTEGFALLALAGLLGKTAGIDPERYSELAGVHRVELEQAAKTLVAGPTRFVGCAMHPGRVKHPVLVSLAAQLVAAKLDSPFTGFGEALMPLAPIKFSEFRQACAEARVRLVLWFGGMHPYSYPALFPEVAKVEFRAVTSIFRPAEPLPGLVLPVPSELEKESRGRGYWGEFERHPLAAPYSGTKLVGWIIEQLGFDPKVAAQAGSECKPSTVFTATEVAKLGNRYADGEEEQKAEDELLLVGEKAAFGIGGFFTEEDDIALSPQDARRFGLADDEQVRVTTGTGSIECRVRLSQAVPAGVAAIGVNAHKNRALFPLLTDPVTSETEIPPVAARLEKVGRSKKLALEAMKEA; encoded by the coding sequence GTGACGGTAAAGCGGACGACATGCCCGTTCTGTCGCAACGGCTGTGAGTCCGGGGTCAGCCACCACTACCAGTACCGGATGGAGTACGTTGCGGACGCCAGAGTGAACCGTGGCCGGCTGTGCCCGCGGGGTAACAGCGCAAGCATCGTGCTTGACCATCCAAAGCGCCTGGCATATCCGCTGCTTGATGGCCGGGAGATTACTTGGCCTGAGGCAATTGCGACGATTAGGGCTTGGATTGCGAATGCGGGTCCGGAACAGACCGCGGTTGTTTACACTCGCGGCCTTGGCCTGGATGAGACCCGGCTGGTCTGCGGGCTTGCTCGTACGCTCGGCACGAAGAACCTGGTCTGTGGTTATGTTGAGCCGGACAACTGTTTCAACTACCGGCTGGAAAAGACGAAGGACGCGAAACTGGAACAGGTACAGTCGGTTTCGGCCATGTTGCTTGTTGGCGACGTATTCTCGACATCACCGGTGGCGGCCGGGCCATTGACAGAAGCCCGGTACCAGGACCGCAAGCACCGGCTTGTAGTGATTGATTCTTTCCGAACCCGCCAGGCCGGTTTTGCCCACCAGTTCATTCAGGTCAGGCCTGGGACCGAGGGGTTCGCACTGCTGGCCTTGGCCGGATTGCTGGGTAAGACTGCGGGTATTGACCCGGAACGCTACAGCGAGTTGGCCGGTGTTCATCGGGTCGAGCTGGAACAGGCGGCAAAGACGCTGGTTGCGGGGCCGACCCGGTTTGTTGGCTGTGCCATGCATCCGGGCCGGGTCAAGCATCCGGTACTGGTGAGCCTTGCTGCGCAATTGGTCGCGGCCAAGCTCGATTCGCCGTTCACAGGGTTTGGCGAAGCGCTCATGCCCCTGGCTCCGATCAAGTTCTCAGAGTTCAGGCAGGCATGTGCCGAGGCCAGGGTCAGGCTGGTGCTCTGGTTCGGCGGAATGCACCCGTACAGCTATCCGGCCCTGTTCCCGGAGGTCGCCAAGGTCGAGTTCCGGGCGGTAACAAGCATTTTCCGGCCGGCCGAACCGCTGCCTGGTCTTGTGCTGCCGGTGCCGAGCGAACTTGAAAAGGAATCCCGGGGACGGGGATACTGGGGTGAGTTTGAGCGTCATCCGCTTGCCGCACCGTACAGTGGTACCAAGCTGGTCGGCTGGATAATAGAGCAGCTGGGCTTTGACCCGAAGGTTGCGGCTCAGGCTGGGTCCGAGTGTAAGCCGTCAACGGTGTTCACTGCGACCGAAGTTGCAAAGCTCGGCAATCGCTACGCCGACGGCGAGGAAGAGCAGAAGGCTGAAGATGAACTGCTACTGGTTGGTGAAAAGGCGGCTTTCGGCATCGGCGGATTCTTTACCGAGGAAGACGATATTGCGCTCAGCCCGCAAGACGCGCGGCGGTTCGGGCTGGCCGACGATGAGCAGGTTCGGGTAACGACCGGCACCGGTTCGATTGAGTGCCGGGTGCGCTTGAGCCAGGCGGTGCCAGCCGGGGTCGCAGCCATTGGCGTGAATGCGCACAAGAACCGGGCACTGTTTCCGCTCCTGACCGACCCGGTAACATCCGAAACCGAAATTCCACCGGTTGCCGCGCGACTCGAGAAGGTCGGCCGGTCGAAGAAGCTTGCGCTTGAGGCGATGAAGGAAGCATAG
- a CDS encoding 4Fe-4S dicluster domain-containing protein gives MAKRLFLRLDYCIGCHACEAACRSRFAGEARVRYAEVNETVLLPMSCRHCAEPLCAAACPFEVIVKTENGVVQQASFHCVGCRSCALACPFGVIDTSMLRRIAQKCSLCADRPEGPRCVATCPTGALTFVEEKEVAETVVGVGFAGRHGHWRRP, from the coding sequence GTGGCAAAGCGACTGTTTCTTCGTCTTGACTACTGCATTGGCTGCCATGCTTGTGAGGCTGCGTGCCGGAGCCGGTTTGCCGGTGAGGCGAGGGTCCGCTACGCCGAGGTAAACGAGACGGTTCTGCTGCCGATGAGCTGTCGGCACTGTGCCGAGCCGCTCTGTGCGGCGGCGTGCCCGTTTGAAGTTATCGTCAAGACAGAAAACGGTGTGGTCCAGCAGGCCTCGTTCCACTGCGTGGGGTGCCGTTCCTGTGCGTTGGCCTGCCCGTTTGGAGTAATTGATACCAGCATGCTGCGCCGTATCGCCCAGAAGTGCAGCCTGTGCGCGGACCGACCAGAAGGCCCGCGCTGTGTTGCTACCTGCCCGACCGGCGCATTGACCTTTGTTGAGGAGAAGGAAGTTGCCGAGACTGTGGTTGGGGTCGGATTTGCCGGCCGGCACGGCCACTGGAGGCGGCCATGA
- a CDS encoding complex I subunit 5 family protein produces the protein MARSAKVVMAEDRADTGEDAAMSGLVAGAILGPIVIGLLILVARRMPVWLRNLLAMLSTVAVMGCIAVLWLLAGTGSHNLWYFGLLKVQTAPVFLVDGVGLLFAAVFGLVWLLVTIYSLYYMRWYEFQHEYYSFLLIMLGALVGLCLSQNLLVIYLFWEIAGIATWRLVAFYRGEKEVKFAQKTVLLTFSGSVLMLVGFAMVFVEQYTLAITYLPGGTWSILSALLILAGMLTKSASMPFYVWLPDAHTAAPSPMSAVLSGVVAKIGLVAYFRIFVQGNMQLPAWWPLLVAGLGLAGSLVAAGNALWEKDYKRVLALSTVSQLGYVFIGLALAPGLGLFAAVVYLAAHALAKAGLFLAVGEVERATHKRNIDELSGVSNTMPVTAVSVALLALSIVGLPPLFGFFGKLYVVVAALQANLIIAVGALAAAVMTVLYMLRLYRIFTGEPKPGIVGREYPLLTAVVAVFAVVSVAFGVLFPIFGRWVEQSIAGSLL, from the coding sequence TTGGCAAGATCTGCTAAGGTTGTCATGGCAGAAGACCGAGCAGATACGGGAGAAGATGCGGCGATGAGCGGGCTTGTTGCTGGAGCGATTCTCGGGCCGATAGTAATTGGGCTCCTGATTCTCGTTGCCCGTCGAATGCCGGTCTGGCTGCGCAACCTGCTGGCCATGCTTAGCACGGTTGCGGTCATGGGCTGCATTGCCGTGCTGTGGCTTCTGGCTGGGACTGGGTCGCATAACCTGTGGTACTTTGGTCTGCTCAAGGTTCAGACAGCACCGGTGTTTCTGGTGGATGGCGTCGGGCTTCTGTTTGCCGCAGTGTTCGGACTTGTGTGGCTTCTAGTTACAATTTACTCGCTCTACTACATGCGTTGGTATGAGTTCCAGCATGAGTACTATAGCTTCCTGCTTATTATGCTGGGTGCGCTCGTGGGGCTTTGCCTGTCGCAGAACCTGCTCGTAATCTATCTCTTCTGGGAGATTGCCGGGATTGCGACCTGGCGGCTGGTAGCGTTCTATCGTGGGGAGAAGGAAGTCAAGTTCGCTCAGAAGACGGTCCTTTTGACCTTTTCTGGCTCGGTGCTGATGCTCGTAGGATTCGCGATGGTATTCGTCGAGCAATACACCCTGGCTATCACCTATCTGCCAGGTGGTACGTGGAGCATCCTTTCCGCACTCTTGATTCTGGCTGGTATGCTGACCAAGTCGGCGAGCATGCCGTTCTACGTTTGGCTCCCCGATGCGCACACTGCGGCACCATCGCCGATGAGTGCTGTTTTGTCCGGAGTCGTCGCCAAGATTGGACTGGTTGCGTACTTCCGTATATTCGTACAGGGAAACATGCAACTGCCGGCGTGGTGGCCATTGCTCGTTGCTGGGCTCGGGCTGGCCGGTTCGCTTGTGGCCGCGGGCAATGCCCTGTGGGAAAAGGACTACAAGCGTGTCCTGGCCCTTTCCACGGTCAGCCAGCTCGGGTATGTCTTTATCGGACTTGCCTTAGCGCCCGGGCTGGGGTTGTTTGCGGCGGTCGTGTACCTGGCAGCGCACGCGCTGGCCAAGGCCGGACTGTTTTTGGCAGTGGGTGAAGTGGAGCGGGCAACCCACAAGCGCAACATTGACGAGTTGTCCGGAGTGTCGAACACGATGCCGGTTACCGCAGTTTCGGTGGCGCTGCTGGCGCTGTCAATTGTCGGGTTGCCGCCACTTTTTGGCTTCTTCGGCAAGCTGTACGTTGTCGTGGCCGCACTGCAGGCAAATCTCATCATCGCAGTCGGTGCACTGGCTGCAGCAGTCATGACCGTGCTCTACATGCTCAGACTGTACCGGATTTTCACCGGCGAGCCGAAACCTGGAATTGTCGGCCGGGAATACCCGCTATTGACGGCGGTGGTTGCGGTCTTCGCAGTCGTGTCGGTTGCGTTTGGGGTTCTTTTCCCCATTTTCGGCCGGTGGGTCGAACAGAGTATCGCGGGGAGCCTATTATGA
- a CDS encoding NADH-quinone oxidoreductase subunit K, with translation MIPYLACVLLFLVGLYAVVLKRNLIKMIIGFSLMEYSINLFFALVGFKQGAIAPIVTGLAMRKNFVDPLPQALVLTAIVIGLATTALMLALAMRIYEKYKTFDITEIRRLRG, from the coding sequence ATGATTCCATACCTGGCTTGCGTGCTGCTCTTTCTGGTGGGGTTGTACGCGGTCGTACTGAAGCGGAATCTCATCAAGATGATAATCGGGTTCAGCCTGATGGAGTACTCGATAAACCTGTTTTTCGCCCTTGTTGGGTTCAAGCAGGGTGCGATTGCGCCGATTGTGACCGGGCTCGCAATGCGCAAGAACTTTGTTGACCCGCTACCTCAGGCGCTGGTCCTGACGGCGATTGTCATCGGCTTGGCGACGACGGCGCTGATGCTTGCGCTGGCGATGAGAATCTACGAGAAGTACAAGACGTTCGACATTACCGAGATCAGACGGCTGCGCGGGTGA
- a CDS encoding NADH-quinone oxidoreductase subunit C, with amino-acid sequence MSGQTHQSPRPALDEFCKRFPEVEVYEHNPRRLYLSIPRERLTEACRFLHEERGMRLSICTGLDTREGFEVLYHFSEDSTGTLYNLKVVVPKDDPRLDSQAGWFPACNWIEREMHELLGIEFPGHPNMEPLLTSDTDWDPNKHPLRRDYERRAEAHGR; translated from the coding sequence ATGAGCGGCCAGACACATCAGAGCCCGCGGCCGGCGCTTGATGAGTTCTGTAAGCGGTTTCCTGAGGTAGAGGTGTACGAGCACAATCCGAGACGGCTGTATCTTTCGATTCCGCGAGAGCGATTGACCGAGGCGTGCCGGTTCCTGCACGAAGAGCGTGGCATGAGACTTTCGATCTGCACCGGCCTGGACACGCGCGAAGGGTTCGAGGTGCTGTACCACTTCTCTGAGGACTCAACCGGCACCCTGTATAACCTCAAGGTAGTGGTACCGAAAGACGACCCAAGACTTGATTCGCAGGCAGGGTGGTTCCCGGCGTGCAACTGGATTGAGCGGGAGATGCACGAGCTGCTTGGTATCGAGTTTCCCGGCCATCCGAACATGGAGCCGCTATTGACTTCAGACACCGACTGGGACCCGAATAAGCACCCGTTGCGCAGAGATTACGAACGGAGGGCAGAAGCCCATGGCCGATAA